A window of the Bacteriovorax sp. PP10 genome harbors these coding sequences:
- a CDS encoding 3'-5' exonuclease translates to MTTNFPKTPSYDLLHSLTFCVFDLETTGGNHQHDKIIEIGLIKIKELKIVDQKSFLIKPDMHIPEFIQKLTSIKDADVTDAPLIEEVMDEILEFMGDAILVAHNTSFDVPFFNSVLRRMDRPELTNKSICTYLMTKYMIPNLLSSNLNYMSKIFDLQHQKAHRALDDAMASAELLLKYLSIFIHKKISKVNSLYYPKNKFELDRINFKKDMPLDAIIEQITTLTSPFLVTLKGLEGVVLFSMPSHGTAEEMKYIAEKIRSIPYEILTLKLVGPYFQGLIEMSSYFSKISAPLEIETIKKLCEFNGMDETLIDHHNMDEMPSDFIVLNHLIPEQYVIFPLKSLHQKLELVFRYPTHQNKLVQYINSKSARMGQGKMKKDHLNPMINNFLVQYLKTKRDFLMIDRQAAKIANPDLKDPIETFMAENPNAYDFPHLYL, encoded by the coding sequence ATGACAACGAATTTCCCAAAGACGCCCTCGTACGACCTTCTTCACTCCCTTACATTCTGTGTTTTCGATCTTGAAACAACTGGCGGAAATCATCAGCACGATAAGATTATCGAGATTGGTTTAATCAAAATTAAAGAACTAAAGATTGTCGATCAGAAAAGCTTCCTGATTAAGCCTGATATGCATATCCCGGAATTTATCCAGAAATTAACCAGCATTAAAGACGCTGACGTGACGGATGCCCCTCTCATTGAAGAGGTTATGGATGAGATTTTAGAGTTTATGGGAGACGCCATCCTGGTGGCCCATAATACGTCATTTGACGTGCCTTTCTTCAATTCCGTCCTAAGACGTATGGATCGCCCGGAACTGACTAATAAGTCCATTTGCACGTATCTGATGACCAAATACATGATCCCTAACCTTCTGAGTTCGAACTTGAACTACATGAGTAAGATCTTCGACCTTCAACACCAGAAGGCCCATAGAGCGCTAGACGATGCGATGGCGTCGGCAGAACTACTACTTAAGTACCTTTCAATCTTCATTCATAAGAAAATTTCAAAGGTAAACAGCCTTTATTATCCAAAAAATAAGTTTGAATTAGATAGAATCAACTTCAAAAAAGATATGCCTCTCGATGCGATTATCGAGCAGATCACGACTTTAACTTCACCTTTTTTAGTCACTCTAAAAGGTCTTGAAGGAGTGGTGCTTTTTTCAATGCCTTCTCATGGAACGGCCGAAGAAATGAAGTATATCGCTGAAAAAATCAGATCGATCCCTTATGAGATTTTAACACTGAAACTGGTTGGCCCTTATTTTCAAGGTCTGATTGAGATGTCTTCGTACTTCTCAAAGATCAGTGCTCCTCTTGAAATTGAAACGATTAAAAAGTTATGTGAGTTCAATGGAATGGATGAAACGCTCATCGACCATCACAATATGGATGAAATGCCTTCGGACTTCATCGTTTTAAATCACTTGATTCCTGAGCAGTATGTAATCTTCCCTTTAAAGTCACTTCACCAGAAGCTTGAGCTGGTATTTCGCTACCCTACTCACCAAAATAAGCTGGTTCAATACATCAACTCTAAAAGTGCTCGTATGGGCCAAGGGAAGATGAAAAAAGATCACCTTAACCCAATGATTAACAATTTTCTGGTTCAGTACTTAAAGACCAAGAGAGACTTCCTGATGATTGATCGTCAGGCAGCTAAGATTGCGAATCCGGATTTAAAAGATCCTATCGAGACGTTTATGGCAGAAAATCCAAATGCCTACGACTTCCCTCATTTATATCTTTAA